The following nucleotide sequence is from Peptococcaceae bacterium 1198_IL3148.
TATATTTTGAATAAAGTCAGGGAGGTGTATTAAAATGTTGCCGGAGATAGAACAATATTTTCGCATAGAAAAACTGCCCCATATGTGGTGCCCGGGCTGCGGCAATGGCATTATTTTGCATTCGTTAATCAATGCCATCTCTGCCCTTGGTTTGAACCAAGACCAGACCACCATAGTATCAGGCATCGGTTGTGCCTCTAGAGCTGCAGGTTATCTTGATTTTGATACTCTGCACACAACCCATGGTCGGGCATTGGCCTTTGCCACTGGTATTAAACTGGCAAAACCTGCATTAAATGTTTTTGTATTAATGGGGGATGGAGATTGCACCGCCATCGGCGGCAATCATTTTATACATGCAGCCCGCCGGAACATTAATCTTACTGCCATTGTATTTAATAATAATATCTATGGTATGACCGGTGGTCAATATTCGCCGATGACACCCCACAACAAAAGGGCAACCACCGCATCCTTTGGCAACATTGATCGCCCCTTTGATTTAGCAGAACTGGCCAAAGGTGCCGGGGCTACTTATGTTGCCCGGGCCACCACCTACCATACCAAATTGTTAACCAACCTAATTATGGAAGGGTATAAAAATAAAGGTTTTTCTGTGGTGGAGGTGATAACCGCTTGCCCCACAGCATATGGCAGATATAATAAATTGGGGTCACCAGCAGATATGCTTAAGGCACAAAGGGAAAACACAGTCAATGTGAAGAGCATGCTAGCCAACGGTGGCACTGTGCCTGCAGGAAAAATACCCATTGGAGAGCTCTACCGGGCTGAGGAGCCGGAATATATAGAAGAATACAGGAAATTGGTAGAGGCGTTACAAATGAAAGGTGGGAAGTGAAATGGAGCAGACCTGGGAAGTGCGTTTAAGTGGTTCCGGAGGTCAAGGGCTAATATTGGCTGGTATAATATTAGCTGAGGCCGGAATCCTAGAGGGGAAAAATGTGGTTCAAACCCAATCCTACGGTCCGGCAGCCCGTGGCGGCGCCAGTAAAGCAGAGGTTATTATTAGTGACCAAGAAATTGACTATCCTAAAGTAGAAACCGCCGATGTTTTATTAGCTCTTAATCAGGAGTCCTGCACCAAATTCATGGGGAGTATAAAAAGTGACGGCTTGGCCATCATCGACTCATCCTTGGTTGAAGATGTTCCTGCCAGCACTTGCCAAATCTACCCCATGCCCATCACAAAACTTGCCCGCGAAGAAATTGGTCGGGAATTGGTGGCCAATATTGTCGCCTTGGGTGCGCTGGTGGGCCTCACCGGCGTAGTGTCTATCCAAACCGTTACTAAAGCAGTAATGGCTAGGGTGCCCAAAGGGACTGAAGAGTTAAACAGTAAAGCATTGCAGTTGGGATTTAGATTAGCCGAAGAAGCCCGCGCGGTTAAAGAGCAGGTTTCAAAAATAGTATAGGTAGAGCTGCTTACTGCGCCTAAAGGCGCAAATTTTTTTAATAATAATTTAATGATTATTATATATATTACAGTGATTATTAATAGTATAATGAAATATAGCACATTTAATAGAATTCTAGCATGATTTGTAAAAAATGATGCTAAAGGAGAGGGTTACCATTGTTATCTTTGTTTCGTTCAACTCCAGATTCTGAAAACCTTAGCAATTGTCATCAGGATTTTTATGCAGCTTTAACGAATTTTTCTTTAGCCCATACTGAATTAATGGCTTTTCAATCAAGGCTGCGAGTACAAGAAGTTGCCAGCCAAGCATCGGATTTAGCTGCCACCAGTGAACAAATGTCTGCCACCGCTGAAGAAGTCACTGCCTCCACAGAAGAAATAAGTGCTAAAATGCAACAATTGAAGGATGATTTTGCCAAAGAGATTAAAACCATAGATCAATTGTCGGAATTGGCAAATGAAGTGGAAAAGATATTAAATAGTATGGTGGAAAATGCCAGCGAACTAAATGATAAAATAAAAAAGATTGATGATATTAGTGAAAATGTATCCGATATCGCTGAACAAACCAATATGCTGTCATTAAACGCAGCAATTGAAGCTGCTCGGGCGGGACAAGCTGGCAGAGGTTTTTCGGTGGTGGCCGAAGAAGTGCGCAATTTATCCAGCCAAACCAAGGATGCTGTGGTGGAGGTTAAAGATATTTCTTATCAAGTTAACGAAAAAGCTGCCAACACCGGGGCAGCAGTATCCAGTGTTAAACATATCTTTGAAAAGTATCTACAAAGTTCTGCGGAAATTGCCGATAACATTAAAGAGGGATCGATACAGGTGGAGCATTCCGCTGAGATGGTTGAAAACATTGCCGATGCTATGCAACAACAGTCAGTGGCGGCGGAAAATCTGGCTCAGGTGGCTACGGGTATGGCAGCGGCCAGTGATTTTGGTGACTCCATTACCAATAATGCCAAGGAATTGTTCAATATTGTCAATCCACACTTAAAATTATCTAATAGCCAACGGATTATCTCAATATTGGCAGCTAGGTTAATTGATCATGCCAATTTTTTGCGCAGTACTATTAAAAAGGCTGGTTCCGGTGAGACCAGCGTAGATCATCACCAATGTGCCTTTGGCAAGTGGTATGATAAAAACAAAGACACATATCATCATTTAAAAGAATTCTCTGCTATAGACGAACCGCACCAAAGGGTACACGTTGCAGCAGCCAAACTTGTCCAACAAAGTTCAGTGGCAAATGCAGAATTATTGGTAACGGCTTCCACCGATATTTTGAGAACCTTTATTAATTTAATAAAAAGGTTGGAGAGTGATAACAAATAACCT
It contains:
- a CDS encoding methyl-accepting chemotaxis protein, whose product is MLSLFRSTPDSENLSNCHQDFYAALTNFSLAHTELMAFQSRLRVQEVASQASDLAATSEQMSATAEEVTASTEEISAKMQQLKDDFAKEIKTIDQLSELANEVEKILNSMVENASELNDKIKKIDDISENVSDIAEQTNMLSLNAAIEAARAGQAGRGFSVVAEEVRNLSSQTKDAVVEVKDISYQVNEKAANTGAAVSSVKHIFEKYLQSSAEIADNIKEGSIQVEHSAEMVENIADAMQQQSVAAENLAQVATGMAAASDFGDSITNNAKELFNIVNPHLKLSNSQRIISILAARLIDHANFLRSTIKKAGSGETSVDHHQCAFGKWYDKNKDTYHHLKEFSAIDEPHQRVHVAAAKLVQQSSVANAELLVTASTDILRTFINLIKRLESDNK
- a CDS encoding 2-oxoacid:ferredoxin oxidoreductase subunit beta; the encoded protein is MLPEIEQYFRIEKLPHMWCPGCGNGIILHSLINAISALGLNQDQTTIVSGIGCASRAAGYLDFDTLHTTHGRALAFATGIKLAKPALNVFVLMGDGDCTAIGGNHFIHAARRNINLTAIVFNNNIYGMTGGQYSPMTPHNKRATTASFGNIDRPFDLAELAKGAGATYVARATTYHTKLLTNLIMEGYKNKGFSVVEVITACPTAYGRYNKLGSPADMLKAQRENTVNVKSMLANGGTVPAGKIPIGELYRAEEPEYIEEYRKLVEALQMKGGK
- a CDS encoding 2-oxoacid:acceptor oxidoreductase family protein, producing MEQTWEVRLSGSGGQGLILAGIILAEAGILEGKNVVQTQSYGPAARGGASKAEVIISDQEIDYPKVETADVLLALNQESCTKFMGSIKSDGLAIIDSSLVEDVPASTCQIYPMPITKLAREEIGRELVANIVALGALVGLTGVVSIQTVTKAVMARVPKGTEELNSKALQLGFRLAEEARAVKEQVSKIV